A genome region from Candidatus Cloacimonadota bacterium includes the following:
- a CDS encoding DUF1016 domain-containing protein, protein MDLVKNNLYIQIKQILDEARKQAYRSINSVMVQAYWNIGRIIVEEEQKGKNRAEYGKYLLKSLSDKLTADYGKGFKVTNLKYFRQFFLSFPKSHALRDQLSWTHYRLLMRVKNQKARDFYIEESISENWSSRALERQINSFYYERLLSSKIKEPVIEEAKDKTKKLELQPQDIIKDPTILEFLNMNQDTSYLEKELEQALIDKLQDFLLELGKGFCFVARQKRISTETSHFYIDLVFYNYLLKCFVLIDLKTGKLAHQDIGQMDMYVRLFENEMKSADDNPTIGIILCAQKDETIVKYSVLKESKQIFASKYQMVLPTEEEFIREIEREKDLIIMEKKLMKD, encoded by the coding sequence ATGGATTTAGTAAAAAATAATTTATATATACAAATCAAACAAATATTGGATGAAGCCAGAAAACAGGCATACAGAAGCATCAATTCTGTGATGGTTCAGGCGTATTGGAATATTGGAAGAATAATCGTTGAAGAAGAGCAAAAAGGAAAAAATCGGGCTGAATATGGAAAATATCTACTGAAATCTTTATCTGATAAATTAACTGCAGATTATGGCAAGGGTTTTAAAGTAACCAATTTAAAGTATTTCAGACAATTTTTTCTGTCTTTTCCAAAAAGCCACGCACTGCGTGACCAATTGAGTTGGACACACTACCGATTACTCATGAGAGTAAAAAATCAGAAGGCAAGAGACTTTTACATCGAAGAATCAATTTCCGAAAATTGGAGCAGCAGAGCATTAGAAAGACAAATCAACTCATTTTATTATGAACGGTTGTTATCAAGTAAAATAAAAGAACCGGTTATCGAAGAAGCCAAAGATAAAACAAAAAAGTTAGAATTACAACCTCAAGATATTATAAAAGATCCAACCATTCTTGAATTTCTAAATATGAATCAAGATACAAGTTATCTCGAAAAAGAATTAGAACAAGCCTTGATCGACAAACTACAGGATTTTCTTCTTGAACTTGGAAAAGGATTCTGTTTTGTGGCACGACAAAAAAGAATTTCAACTGAAACCAGTCATTTCTATATCGATCTGGTTTTCTACAATTATCTATTGAAATGTTTTGTTTTAATAGATTTGAAAACTGGTAAATTAGCTCATCAGGATATCGGACAAATGGATATGTATGTCCGATTGTTTGAGAATGAAATGAAATCTGCTGACGATAATCCGACTATCGGAATTATCCTTTGTGCTCAAAAAGATGAGACAATCGTAAAATATTCTGTTCTAAAAGAAAGTAAACAAATTTTTGCTTCAAAATATCAAATGGTTCTGCCTACTGAAGAAGAATTTATAAGAGAAATTGAAAGAGAAAAAGATTTGATTATTATGGAAAAAAAGTTAATGAAAGACTGA